AAAGCTGCATCTTCAATTCGCTTTTTACACATTTCGCAATTACCATTAACTTCAATGTTATATTTGGCATTTTTATTTTTTTTCTCTTGAGCTTGTGTCGAAAATGATACTAATAGAATCATTATTCCGATAATTATATTTTTCATAATCTGTGTTTTATTATTATTTTATTTTAAATCGTAATCCAGCATAATACATATTACCAAAAACTGGCGCATAGACTATTGATGCATCAAAATTTGTTCCAAATGGATTATCACTTCCTAATATTGCCTTATCTTGTCTGTAATTGCCAATATTTTCTCCTCCAATATACATTTCAAAAGTACTAGAAAAAGTTCTGGTTACTTGAAAATTCATTACAGCAAATGAAGGTGAAAACTCTGGAAATCTATCTTCTTCAGGATTAGAAGCAGTATAAGGTAATTGTTGTTTTCCTAACCAATTAGTAGTAAAATCGAACTTCCATTGTTGTCCTTTGTCTAAAATATGCGTTTCATATTCAACATTTGCAAACAATCTATGTTTGGCTTGCAATGGTCTTTGAAAAGTTCCCGAAAGATAATCAGTAGCAATGTCATAATATTTATATGCCGTTCTTACATTCAAGTGCTTCATTAATTCAATATTGAAATCAAATTGTAAACTATTGGCAAATGATTTTCCTTTTAAGTTATAAAACAATACTTGCTGTGGAGAATTCATTACATCTACAACTGCTTGATTTTGAAAATCAGTTCTATAGAAATCTAAAGTTACATCGGCATTTTTGGAAAATATTTTGAATTTCTGTGTAAAACTTACACCATAATTCCATGCAATTTCAGGATTTAATCCATAAATTTTTCCGTTTGTATCCAAAACTGAAAATTGTCTTGAGCTAGCAAAAAGTGTTTGATTTTCTGCAAAAATATTAGCTGCACGCTTTCCTCTTCCTGCTGACAAACGCAAAACACTATTTTTAAGAACATTATATTTCACGTGCAATCTTGGAGTAAAAAAAGCACCTAATCGGTTATGATTGTCTATTCTACCTCCAAGAATATAACTGAATTTATCATTATCATCATAGGTATATTCAAAGAATGCTCCAACTGAATTGTCCATTCTGCTAACATCATTTAAATTCACAAATTCTGTATAATTATCTAGTGCAAAATTTAAACCCGTTGAGAATTTATTTCTTGTGTTACTTATTATTGAATTGAAAATTAAATTTGAATAGAAACTTTGTTGCTTAATGTCATATTGATTCAATCCATAATATGATTGTTGATTATGCCATGTAAAAGCATTTTGAAAACCAATACTTTGAAAAGGCAAATCTTTGAATACATAACCAATTTTTGAAGCCAAATCTAGACGTTCAGTATTAATTTCTGAACCCCAATGATTTGTAGTCAATTTATCTCTATCTGGATCAAAATGCATTTCTCCAGACAACTTCTCATCGTGCATAAATCGGGCATTCAAAAAAGAAACCCAACCCGTTTCTTGATTAGAATACTGCCAACGATTAGTTACGTTTAATTGTTTGCCTTTTGGATTATCTAAGAAACCATCATTGTTCATATCGTTTTCTCCAAAACGACCATTCCCATGAACCAATAAACTAGTTGCCCATTTATCGTTTAACTTTTTATTAAAATGAGTATTAAGTTCAAATCGGCTACTGTTATCTCCATAAGCATTTAGAAAAAATGGAATATCATCCATTGGTTTTAATAATTCGGTATTGATTTGTCCCGAAATACTTTCGTAGCCATTAACAACACTTCCTGCGCCTTTCGTAATTTGAATGCTTTCAACCCAAGTTCCTGGTGTGAAAGACATTCCATAAGCTTGTGATGCGCCACGAACTGAAGGAATGTTTTCTTCAGTAATCATAATGTATGGACTTGTTAATCCTAACATTTTAATTTGCTTCGTTCCAGTCAAAGCGTCCGAGAAATTCACATCAATTGATGGATTGGTTTCAAAACTTTCGGCCAAATTACAACACGCTGCTTTTAGTAACTCTTTACTAGTAACCAATGTTGTGTTTGAAGTTCCTTTTAAGGATTTTGTTATTCCTTTTTTTGTTGCTTTAACTTTAACTTCTTCAAGCTCTTCTTGTGAAAATGAATAAGTGAAAAACAACAAAGCAAAGAATAGAAATGTTTTTTTCATTAGTGTAATTTTAATTTATTTATATTCTAAAAAGATTCTATAAAAAAATTAAAATTATGAGTAAAATGTGTATTGACAGTAGAGTTTGTATAATGGC
The window above is part of the Flavobacterium sp. PMTSA4 genome. Proteins encoded here:
- a CDS encoding TonB-dependent receptor plug domain-containing protein is translated as MKKTFLFFALLFFTYSFSQEELEEVKVKATKKGITKSLKGTSNTTLVTSKELLKAACCNLAESFETNPSIDVNFSDALTGTKQIKMLGLTSPYIMITEENIPSVRGASQAYGMSFTPGTWVESIQITKGAGSVVNGYESISGQINTELLKPMDDIPFFLNAYGDNSSRFELNTHFNKKLNDKWATSLLVHGNGRFGENDMNNDGFLDNPKGKQLNVTNRWQYSNQETGWVSFLNARFMHDEKLSGEMHFDPDRDKLTTNHWGSEINTERLDLASKIGYVFKDLPFQSIGFQNAFTWHNQQSYYGLNQYDIKQQSFYSNLIFNSIISNTRNKFSTGLNFALDNYTEFVNLNDVSRMDNSVGAFFEYTYDDNDKFSYILGGRIDNHNRLGAFFTPRLHVKYNVLKNSVLRLSAGRGKRAANIFAENQTLFASSRQFSVLDTNGKIYGLNPEIAWNYGVSFTQKFKIFSKNADVTLDFYRTDFQNQAVVDVMNSPQQVLFYNLKGKSFANSLQFDFNIELMKHLNVRTAYKYYDIATDYLSGTFQRPLQAKHRLFANVEYETHILDKGQQWKFDFTTNWLGKQQLPYTASNPEEDRFPEFSPSFAVMNFQVTRTFSSTFEMYIGGENIGNYRQDKAILGSDNPFGTNFDASIVYAPVFGNMYYAGLRFKIK